A portion of the Parasedimentitalea marina genome contains these proteins:
- a CDS encoding LysM peptidoglycan-binding domain-containing protein encodes MAGTAGSGGLGALAIGGIAAAAVVIGGVVLVQFGVFQSDTPVVDPVETVAQVSADTGTSDSDAPLQTDIAPTSTTPSVTAAANTNAPTGDENQATTDAQPDSSPDQEVVATDVTVAPDAVVPETHVEEVTQAAPIEQPVAAADGPVADTDTAVSTETETGSETDNNTLVQVTETPVQEEATEQVASATKQVAPSTEQVAPATEQVAPATEQVAVQSTASLASETATDNLAAVPDVTDTPTEASDSAEQNTPVEAAEDIVTAALAQPEQTAPEPAEEAAFVLTAPKLDIVRFDTDGAGLIAGRAQVGVEVSVLLDGKVLDRFEVQNGGEFVSFSSIEPSPDARVVSLQAAFDGQVVMSDATFILAPSQVASAVTDDSEQPVDVVDQPEDVHVAQADVTADVPQDSVADEDVSEVSVVAAADAVAGESAAETAVEVTEVAQEPATDQVADVENKPVEFAEVEDEPVETVETAMVDLDPVSPPVAEATPQPEVSPVSMAILKADAEGVELVQPATPIVPELVGKVSLDIISYSEEGDVELAGRAGPDSLVRVYLDNSPVADIQAADDGSWKGQLSDVAPGIYTLRLDELDTEGKVLSRLETPFKREAPEVLQPLSAVEDSPAQAVPPIRAVTVQKGDTLWAISRERYGDGLLYVRVVEANQAAIRDPDLIYPGQIFSIPE; translated from the coding sequence ATGGCGGGAACAGCCGGAAGCGGAGGGCTGGGTGCCCTTGCAATTGGCGGCATCGCTGCTGCAGCGGTGGTGATAGGCGGTGTGGTGCTGGTGCAATTCGGGGTGTTCCAATCCGATACACCCGTTGTTGATCCAGTAGAGACAGTTGCACAGGTCTCAGCCGACACCGGGACATCAGATAGTGATGCTCCTCTTCAAACAGACATTGCTCCGACATCGACCACACCTTCGGTCACGGCTGCGGCCAATACAAATGCGCCGACCGGTGATGAAAACCAGGCGACTACCGATGCGCAACCTGACAGTTCTCCAGATCAGGAGGTCGTCGCCACGGATGTGACTGTTGCTCCCGATGCTGTTGTTCCCGAGACGCATGTGGAAGAGGTCACGCAGGCTGCACCGATCGAGCAACCGGTTGCGGCGGCTGATGGTCCCGTGGCCGACACTGACACAGCAGTGAGCACTGAGACAGAGACGGGATCAGAAACAGATAACAATACTCTGGTCCAAGTGACTGAAACACCTGTGCAGGAAGAGGCAACCGAACAGGTTGCATCGGCCACGAAGCAAGTTGCCCCATCCACTGAGCAGGTTGCCCCGGCCACTGAGCAAGTTGCACCGGCCACCGAACAGGTTGCGGTCCAGTCGACGGCAAGCCTTGCGAGTGAAACCGCGACGGATAATCTTGCCGCAGTGCCGGACGTCACCGATACGCCGACGGAGGCAAGCGACAGCGCAGAGCAGAATACCCCAGTCGAGGCAGCAGAGGATATCGTGACCGCAGCGCTGGCCCAACCCGAGCAAACGGCACCTGAACCCGCCGAGGAGGCCGCGTTTGTTCTGACCGCTCCCAAACTGGACATCGTGCGGTTTGACACCGATGGTGCGGGCCTGATTGCCGGACGGGCGCAGGTGGGGGTAGAGGTCTCAGTTTTGCTGGACGGCAAGGTTCTGGATCGGTTCGAGGTTCAAAACGGCGGTGAATTCGTGTCGTTCTCGTCTATCGAACCCAGCCCTGACGCGCGGGTTGTCTCTTTGCAGGCGGCCTTTGATGGTCAGGTGGTGATGTCGGATGCGACCTTTATTCTGGCGCCAAGCCAGGTTGCTTCAGCGGTGACGGATGACAGTGAACAGCCAGTGGATGTGGTCGATCAGCCAGAAGACGTGCATGTCGCCCAGGCCGATGTGACTGCGGATGTGCCGCAGGACAGCGTCGCTGATGAGGATGTGTCCGAGGTGTCGGTGGTTGCTGCGGCGGATGCGGTCGCTGGTGAGAGTGCAGCCGAAACAGCTGTCGAAGTCACAGAAGTGGCCCAAGAACCGGCTACTGATCAGGTGGCCGACGTGGAGAACAAGCCGGTTGAGTTCGCAGAGGTGGAAGACGAGCCTGTAGAGACCGTCGAAACCGCGATGGTCGACCTTGACCCCGTGTCACCGCCCGTAGCAGAGGCCACGCCACAACCCGAGGTATCACCGGTCTCGATGGCCATTCTAAAGGCCGATGCCGAGGGGGTTGAACTGGTTCAGCCCGCCACGCCGATCGTGCCCGAGTTGGTTGGCAAAGTGTCTTTGGATATCATCAGTTACAGCGAAGAGGGTGATGTAGAGCTTGCGGGTCGCGCTGGGCCGGACTCGCTGGTGCGTGTCTATCTGGACAATAGCCCGGTTGCCGATATCCAGGCCGCCGATGATGGCAGCTGGAAAGGTCAGCTGAGTGATGTGGCCCCGGGGATTTACACATTGCGCCTGGATGAGTTGGACACTGAAGGTAAAGTCTTGAGCCGGCTGGAGACGCCGTTCAAGCGGGAAGCGCCTGAGGTTCTGCAGCCATTGTCAGCTGTTGAAGATAGCCCCGCGCAAGCCGTGCCGCCGATCCGTGCGGTGACGGTCCAAAAGGGTGATACACTCTGGGCGATCTCACGCGAACGATATGGCGATGGCTTGCTTTACGTTCGGGTCGTCGAGGCCAACCAGGCTGCGATCCGCGATCCTGACCTGATTTATCCAGGGCAGATATTCTCTATCCCCGAGTAA
- a CDS encoding LysR family transcriptional regulator, which translates to MKSSDPQWDDMKVFLAVAREASLSGAGRILKMDPATVGRRVARFESALDSQLFVKSPQGYALSAAGDRLLVHAEEAEQAMRAAKETLSGPSETLAGQIRIGAPDGSANYLLPQVCAQISLDNPDLDIQIVSLPRVINLGRREADMAITVSSPTATHLKVEKICDYRLHLVASRHFLREFPPFKTVEDLKGHRVVGYIPDMIFDRELDYLTDIGLERVALASNSVSVQLRMVMQGTGVCVAHDFTLPFHRPLRKILTDEISLTRSFYLVRHHGDQRSERLNRFADALSKGLRDEVTRLEGLT; encoded by the coding sequence ATGAAGAGTTCGGATCCTCAATGGGATGACATGAAAGTCTTTCTGGCAGTGGCGCGCGAGGCCAGTCTGTCAGGGGCAGGGCGGATTTTGAAAATGGACCCGGCCACGGTGGGGCGTCGTGTTGCCAGATTCGAATCCGCGCTGGATTCGCAGCTGTTTGTAAAGTCGCCGCAGGGCTATGCGCTCAGCGCGGCTGGAGACCGGTTGCTGGTGCATGCCGAAGAGGCAGAGCAGGCCATGCGGGCGGCCAAGGAAACCCTGAGTGGTCCCAGTGAAACGCTGGCAGGGCAGATTCGCATCGGTGCACCAGACGGCAGTGCCAATTATCTGTTGCCGCAGGTCTGTGCTCAGATCAGTCTTGATAACCCCGATCTGGATATTCAGATTGTTTCACTGCCGCGGGTCATCAATTTGGGACGTCGCGAAGCGGATATGGCGATCACCGTCAGCTCTCCAACGGCGACCCATCTGAAGGTTGAAAAGATTTGCGACTACCGGCTTCATCTTGTGGCGTCGCGGCATTTCTTACGTGAGTTCCCACCGTTCAAAACCGTCGAAGACCTGAAAGGGCACCGGGTCGTGGGATATATCCCGGATATGATCTTTGATCGGGAGCTGGATTATCTCACGGATATTGGACTGGAGCGGGTGGCCCTGGCGTCAAATTCGGTTTCGGTACAGTTGAGAATGGTCATGCAGGGCACCGGGGTCTGCGTCGCGCATGATTTTACCTTGCCGTTTCATCGTCCGTTGCGAAAGATCCTGACGGATGAAATCAGTCTCACGCGGAGCTTTTATTTGGTGCGCCATCACGGCGATCAGCGCAGTGAACGTTTGAACCGTTTTGCTGATGCGCTAAGTAAAGGTCTGCGCGACGAAGTAACACGACTTGAAGGGTTGACTTGA
- the coaD gene encoding pantetheine-phosphate adenylyltransferase, giving the protein MRVALYPGTFDPITIGHVDIIRRATALVDKLVIGVAINRDKGPLFSLEERVAMIEAECATLSEQTDTEIVAHPFENLLIDCARDVGAQIIVRGLRAVADFEYEYQMVGMNRALDSSIETVFLMAEARHQAIASKLVKEIARLGGDVSKFVTPRVNEALLQRLGE; this is encoded by the coding sequence ATGCGCGTTGCACTGTACCCAGGTACATTTGACCCGATCACCATTGGCCACGTCGATATCATCCGGCGTGCGACCGCATTGGTAGATAAGTTAGTCATCGGAGTGGCAATCAATCGCGACAAGGGGCCATTGTTCTCGTTGGAGGAACGTGTCGCAATGATCGAGGCGGAATGCGCCACGCTGAGCGAACAGACCGACACTGAAATTGTCGCCCACCCGTTTGAAAACCTGTTGATTGACTGCGCCCGGGATGTCGGGGCCCAGATCATTGTCCGAGGTCTGCGTGCGGTTGCTGATTTCGAGTATGAATATCAGATGGTTGGCATGAATCGCGCCTTGGATAGCTCGATTGAGACGGTGTTTCTGATGGCCGAAGCCCGCCATCAGGCGATAGCCAGTAAACTGGTCAAGGAAATCGCTCGGCTGGGTGGTGATGTCTCCAAGTTTGTCACCCCGAGGGTCAACGAGGCTTTGCTGCAGCGATTGGGCGAATAG
- a CDS encoding ABCB family ABC transporter ATP-binding protein/permease — MTQSDEVTARDERRSSLRTLRRVGPYLWPEGQGWVKRRVVIAMAVLVLAKIIAVYTPILYKGAVDNLAGEGVPDLALGAIGLTVAYGMARIMTIGFQQLRDAVFAPVGQRALRRLALETFTHIHRLSMRYHITRKTGGLSRIIERGVKGVEFLLRFMLFSVGPLILELTMVAVILAVLFDVRYLLIVAVTIGLYVWFTFAVTEWRVKLRREMNKQDTDANQKAIDSLLNYETVKYFGAESREATRYDGAMRAYADAALKTAYSLAFLNFGQSVLITLGLVGVMVLAAIGVQAGTLTVGDFVMVNAYMIQITVPLNFLGTVYREIRQSLVDMGEMFDLLEQPADVSDRKDARALSVDGGRITLQDVRFGYDPEREILKGVSLQAEAGQTVAIVGSTGSGKSTVGRLLFRFYDVTEGALLIDGQDVRDVTQDSLHNAIGVVPQDTVLFNDTIGYNIGYGLEGATQEKIEQAARDAQIHDFILGLPDGYETTVGERGLKLSGGEKQRVGIARTLLKDPPILLLDEATSALDSDTEQEIKEALARAGKGRTVITIAHRLSTIAEADQIVVLERGEICEIGTHDALLAMPEGRYAHLWQRQQADQEAA; from the coding sequence ATGACCCAGAGCGATGAAGTCACTGCCCGCGATGAACGCCGCTCGAGTCTGCGCACCCTGCGCCGTGTGGGGCCCTATCTGTGGCCCGAGGGGCAGGGATGGGTCAAGCGCCGTGTGGTCATCGCGATGGCTGTACTGGTGCTGGCCAAGATTATCGCGGTTTATACGCCGATCCTGTACAAAGGGGCGGTAGACAATCTGGCAGGTGAAGGCGTGCCAGACCTGGCGCTGGGCGCCATTGGGTTGACCGTGGCCTATGGTATGGCGCGGATTATGACCATTGGGTTCCAGCAATTGCGGGACGCGGTTTTTGCCCCGGTTGGTCAACGGGCCCTGCGCCGCCTTGCGCTAGAGACCTTTACCCATATTCACCGTCTGTCGATGCGCTATCACATCACCCGCAAGACTGGTGGGCTAAGCCGGATCATTGAGCGCGGTGTGAAGGGCGTGGAATTCCTGTTGCGGTTCATGTTGTTCTCGGTTGGGCCGCTGATTCTGGAACTCACCATGGTGGCGGTGATTCTGGCGGTGCTGTTCGACGTGCGCTATCTGCTGATCGTTGCAGTGACCATTGGTCTGTATGTCTGGTTTACCTTTGCCGTCACCGAATGGCGGGTGAAGCTGCGGCGCGAGATGAACAAGCAGGACACCGACGCCAATCAAAAAGCGATCGACAGTCTGCTGAACTATGAAACAGTCAAGTATTTTGGCGCTGAATCGCGTGAGGCTACCCGCTATGATGGGGCCATGCGGGCCTATGCGGATGCCGCCTTAAAGACCGCCTATTCACTGGCCTTCCTGAACTTCGGCCAAAGCGTGTTGATCACTCTGGGGCTGGTAGGTGTGATGGTTCTGGCGGCAATAGGTGTGCAGGCGGGGACGTTGACGGTTGGCGATTTCGTCATGGTCAACGCCTATATGATCCAGATTACCGTCCCACTGAATTTCTTAGGCACGGTTTACCGTGAGATCCGACAGAGCCTGGTGGACATGGGTGAGATGTTTGATCTGCTGGAGCAGCCAGCCGATGTGTCGGACCGGAAGGACGCGCGGGCGCTGTCGGTTGATGGTGGACGTATCACCTTGCAGGATGTGCGGTTTGGCTACGACCCTGAGCGCGAGATCCTGAAAGGGGTCTCGTTGCAGGCCGAGGCGGGGCAAACGGTGGCCATTGTTGGCTCGACCGGGTCGGGGAAATCGACTGTCGGGCGGCTGTTGTTCCGGTTCTACGATGTCACTGAAGGGGCGCTGCTGATCGATGGTCAGGATGTACGCGACGTGACCCAGGACAGCCTGCATAACGCCATCGGCGTGGTGCCGCAGGACACTGTGCTGTTCAACGACACCATCGGTTATAACATCGGATATGGTCTGGAAGGGGCAACCCAAGAGAAAATCGAACAGGCGGCACGCGACGCCCAGATCCATGATTTCATTCTGGGCCTGCCAGACGGCTATGAGACCACCGTGGGCGAACGGGGTTTGAAACTGTCTGGTGGCGAGAAACAACGCGTGGGCATTGCCCGCACCTTGCTCAAGGACCCTCCGATCCTGCTGCTGGACGAGGCGACCTCGGCGCTGGATAGTGACACCGAGCAAGAGATCAAAGAGGCCCTGGCACGGGCCGGCAAGGGCCGCACGGTGATCACCATTGCGCACCGCTTGTCGACCATTGCCGAGGCGGACCAGATTGTGGTGCTGGAACGCGGTGAAATCTGCGAAATAGGCACCCATGACGCGCTATTGGCCATGCCTGAGGGGCGCTATGCCCATCTGTGGCAACGTCAGCAGGCGGATCAAGAGGCTGCGTAA
- a CDS encoding efflux RND transporter permease subunit has protein sequence MIGIVSWAAERARMVIAFIVISILVGGFAYSSLPKEGEPDIEIPALFISVPFPGISAVDSESLLVKVMETELADLDGLDKMSSTASEGYAGIALEFDFGWDKTAVIADVRDAMNSASADFPDGAESYTINEINFSEFPIVIVNLTGDVPERTMARIAKDLQDDFEGIDSVLEAGIAGNRDEMVEVLIDPLRLEAYNVTALELINVVRNNNQLIAAGEVETNQGTFSVTIPSSFHDVGDIYTLPVKINGDRVVTLGELAEINFTFEDRTGTARFDGENTVALQVVKRKGFNLIDTVDQVKATLAAAQKDWPEELQAAVTVGTSNDQSRVVGSMVRQLEGSVLTAVALVMIVILASLGSRAAFLVGFAIPTSFLLCFAFLALMGITISNMVMFGLILAVGMLVDGAIVVVEYADKRIKQGIGPMHAYVEAAQRMFWPVVSSTATTLCAFLPMLFWPGVPGEFMSMLPITLIFVLSASLLVALIYLPVVGGVSGRMSRVFEHSSDGLRAVLPWWVRVPLVPFPLYGMFVGAMQMLNPDYIMAEGSTGAWPLLVGALILILSAFAASVVLGAAGIQRREKAVEPGYHHTGFGHFIKFIVGNPVMPIVTIGAVGFAIMTVFGAFSENNNGVEFFVDTEPEQATVYVRARGNTSLYENDELVMQVEEVISAHPAVINVFAFAGEGGLDTGGPGGGQSPADTVGQVQFEIIAWEDRPTQTETWFFGLLNRRVTANDFDGKTVIAELEAELAKLPGFIAEMAVLEQGPGQGKPIHLRIKGDNWDVMTTAALAARAHFEDTPGLILIEDSLPLPGIDWEINVDVEKAGRYGADVATVGAMVQLVTRGILLDTMRVDSSDEEIEIRVRLPEQDRVLSTLDNLKLRTADGLVPLSNFITRQPVPKLATISRVDQQRYYDVKADVAPALQKLIGTNPETGEDMRLALFTPVTDGKPASGEVFDGPGGTQLELVQLTGASSAEDLTQALEDGARFSPVNATERIEVLTEWLDTNPLPAGVSWEWTGDQEEQAESGAFLMNAFAGALGLMFVILLAQFNSFYNSILVLLAVVLSTTGVLIGMMVMGQSFSIIMTGTGIVALAGIVVNNNIVLIDTYQEFSQRMPRIEAIIRTAEARIRPVLLTTITTMAGLAPMMFGLSLDFIEGGYSINSPTSLWWKQLATAVVFGLGIATVLTLVVTPSMLAIRIWLGTYLSWMGRLLARVTGGRSSRIAQDMRLARKARKMPTTEIQWDSVTADKPKTAKTPRADDPALQAAE, from the coding sequence ATGATCGGAATAGTCAGCTGGGCCGCCGAACGGGCCCGAATGGTCATTGCCTTTATTGTCATCTCTATCCTGGTCGGTGGGTTTGCCTATTCCAGCCTTCCCAAAGAGGGCGAGCCGGACATTGAAATCCCGGCTCTGTTCATCTCTGTCCCCTTTCCGGGCATTTCTGCAGTAGATTCCGAAAGTCTGCTGGTCAAAGTGATGGAAACCGAACTGGCCGACCTTGATGGGTTGGACAAGATGAGCTCCACCGCGTCCGAAGGCTATGCCGGTATCGCACTCGAATTCGATTTCGGCTGGGACAAAACCGCCGTCATCGCCGACGTGCGTGATGCCATGAACTCGGCCTCGGCTGATTTTCCCGATGGGGCTGAATCCTACACCATCAACGAAATCAACTTCTCAGAATTCCCGATTGTCATCGTCAACCTGACCGGAGACGTGCCGGAACGCACAATGGCGCGTATTGCTAAGGATCTGCAGGATGACTTTGAAGGTATCGATTCCGTGCTGGAAGCCGGGATTGCCGGTAACCGCGACGAAATGGTCGAGGTGCTGATCGACCCACTGCGTCTCGAGGCCTACAATGTCACCGCGCTGGAACTGATCAATGTGGTGCGCAACAACAACCAGCTGATCGCCGCTGGCGAGGTTGAGACCAATCAGGGGACCTTCTCGGTCACCATCCCATCTTCCTTTCATGATGTTGGCGACATCTATACCCTGCCCGTCAAGATCAACGGTGACCGGGTGGTAACACTGGGTGAACTGGCCGAGATCAATTTCACCTTTGAAGACCGCACCGGTACCGCCCGCTTCGACGGCGAAAATACAGTTGCCCTGCAGGTGGTGAAACGCAAAGGCTTTAACCTGATCGACACTGTGGATCAGGTGAAGGCAACCTTGGCTGCTGCCCAAAAGGACTGGCCCGAAGAACTACAGGCCGCAGTGACCGTGGGCACCTCAAACGACCAAAGCCGGGTTGTTGGATCCATGGTGCGCCAGCTCGAAGGCTCAGTTCTGACCGCTGTGGCGCTGGTGATGATCGTTATCCTGGCCTCATTGGGCAGCCGCGCCGCGTTTCTGGTGGGTTTTGCCATTCCCACCTCGTTCCTATTGTGCTTTGCCTTCCTAGCCCTGATGGGGATCACCATTTCAAACATGGTGATGTTTGGTCTGATCCTGGCCGTGGGGATGCTGGTGGACGGTGCGATTGTTGTGGTGGAATACGCCGACAAACGTATCAAACAGGGCATCGGACCGATGCACGCCTATGTCGAGGCGGCGCAGCGTATGTTCTGGCCCGTTGTATCATCGACGGCAACCACGCTTTGTGCCTTCCTGCCCATGCTGTTCTGGCCCGGTGTTCCGGGTGAGTTCATGAGCATGCTGCCGATCACACTGATCTTTGTTCTGTCTGCCTCGCTTCTGGTGGCCTTGATCTATCTGCCCGTCGTTGGTGGTGTATCGGGCCGGATGAGCCGGGTGTTTGAACATTCGTCGGATGGTTTGCGCGCTGTTCTGCCGTGGTGGGTCCGTGTCCCATTGGTCCCGTTCCCCCTTTACGGCATGTTTGTCGGGGCCATGCAGATGCTGAACCCGGACTACATCATGGCCGAAGGAAGCACCGGCGCGTGGCCTCTATTGGTCGGCGCTCTGATTTTGATCCTCTCCGCCTTTGCCGCTTCGGTTGTTCTGGGGGCCGCTGGTATTCAACGCCGTGAAAAAGCTGTTGAGCCCGGCTATCACCACACTGGATTTGGTCACTTCATCAAATTCATTGTCGGCAACCCCGTCATGCCGATTGTGACCATTGGCGCCGTTGGTTTTGCAATCATGACAGTGTTCGGCGCGTTCAGCGAAAACAACAATGGTGTTGAATTCTTTGTCGACACCGAGCCAGAGCAAGCCACAGTCTATGTGCGCGCACGCGGCAATACCTCGCTGTATGAGAACGACGAACTGGTAATGCAGGTTGAAGAGGTCATTTCGGCCCACCCGGCTGTGATCAACGTCTTTGCCTTTGCTGGCGAGGGCGGGTTGGACACTGGCGGTCCCGGTGGTGGTCAGTCGCCTGCCGACACCGTTGGTCAGGTCCAGTTCGAAATCATCGCTTGGGAAGATCGCCCAACACAGACCGAGACCTGGTTCTTTGGCCTGCTAAACCGTCGCGTTACCGCCAATGATTTCGACGGCAAAACCGTGATCGCAGAACTGGAAGCTGAGCTGGCCAAACTGCCCGGCTTCATCGCCGAAATGGCCGTATTGGAACAAGGACCCGGTCAGGGTAAGCCGATCCATCTGCGCATCAAAGGTGACAACTGGGATGTGATGACAACGGCTGCTTTGGCGGCCCGGGCTCATTTCGAAGACACCCCCGGTCTGATCCTGATCGAGGACAGCCTGCCCCTGCCCGGCATCGACTGGGAAATCAATGTCGACGTTGAAAAAGCCGGTCGGTATGGCGCTGATGTTGCCACTGTGGGGGCGATGGTTCAGCTGGTGACCCGCGGTATCCTGTTGGATACCATGCGAGTCGACAGCTCGGATGAAGAGATCGAGATCCGGGTCCGCCTGCCAGAACAGGACCGCGTGTTGTCGACGCTGGATAATCTCAAGCTGCGCACAGCGGATGGCTTGGTGCCCTTGTCCAACTTCATCACCCGCCAACCGGTGCCCAAACTGGCCACCATCAGCCGCGTCGATCAGCAACGGTATTATGACGTCAAAGCCGACGTCGCACCGGCACTGCAAAAACTAATCGGCACGAATCCTGAAACCGGCGAAGACATGCGGCTGGCCTTATTCACGCCTGTGACCGACGGCAAACCTGCCAGCGGCGAGGTGTTTGACGGTCCTGGTGGCACTCAGCTGGAGCTGGTACAGCTCACTGGGGCATCCTCAGCTGAGGACTTGACCCAGGCGCTGGAAGATGGCGCGCGGTTCTCTCCGGTCAATGCAACCGAGCGGATCGAGGTCCTGACAGAATGGCTCGACACCAACCCGCTGCCCGCAGGGGTGAGCTGGGAATGGACTGGCGACCAAGAGGAACAGGCTGAATCCGGTGCCTTCCTGATGAATGCCTTTGCCGGTGCGCTGGGACTGATGTTCGTGATCCTGCTGGCGCAGTTCAACTCGTTCTACAACTCGATCCTGGTGCTGCTGGCGGTGGTTCTGTCCACCACCGGCGTGCTGATCGGTATGATGGTAATGGGGCAGTCGTTCTCGATCATCATGACCGGGACTGGCATTGTGGCGCTTGCGGGGATTGTGGTGAACAACAACATCGTGTTGATCGACACCTATCAGGAGTTCAGCCAGCGCATGCCCCGGATCGAGGCGATCATTCGCACCGCCGAGGCCCGGATCCGTCCGGTGCTGCTGACCACGATCACCACAATGGCCGGTCTGGCCCCGATGATGTTTGGCCTGAGCCTTGATTTCATCGAAGGTGGCTATTCCATCAACAGCCCGACCTCGCTGTGGTGGAAACAGCTGGCAACGGCGGTGGTCTTTGGTCTTGGTATCGCGACCGTTCTGACACTGGTTGTGACTCCATCCATGTTGGCAATCCGCATCTGGCTGGGCACCTACCTGTCCTGGATGGGCCGCCTGTTGGCCCGGGTCACCGGGGGGCGCTCCAGCCGCATTGCGCAAGACATGCGCCTGGCACGCAAAGCCCGCAAAATGCCAACCACCGAAATCCAGTGGGATTCAGTGACTGCGGACAAGCCCAAGACCGCCAAGACACCAAGGGCTGACGACCCGGCCTTGCAAGCAGCCGAGTAA
- a CDS encoding efflux RND transporter periplasmic adaptor subunit, with protein MRLIPLLTAIVVTASLYMLVIERDALMAFARGDDPQAPIETVIDATEPSTEAVMQMAENRIGVVVVRSESRAIDSAVILRGQTQAARQVEVRAETSATVISEPLRKGSQVKTGDLLCRLDTGTRQAAMLEAQARLSEARSRVPEAEARLDEARARLKEAQINNNASRKLSEGGYVSETRLASTQASERSAIAGIASAETGLQTTSAGIESAVAGVAAAQKEIDRLSITAPFDGLLESDTAELGSLMQPGSLCATVIQLDTIKVVGFVPETEVNRIQVGAMAGAELAAGQRVQGQVTFLSRSADPTTRTFEVQITVSNDDLSIRDGQTADIAISAPGDRAHKLPQSSLTLNNDGQLGVRVVNDSQIVAFYPVQLLRDEADGVWVTGLPDQADVIVIGQDFVVAGVPVAPTFREATQ; from the coding sequence ATGCGCTTGATTCCATTGCTGACCGCCATCGTGGTGACAGCCAGTTTATATATGCTGGTGATTGAACGCGACGCACTTATGGCGTTTGCGCGCGGTGATGACCCGCAAGCCCCCATTGAAACTGTGATTGACGCAACGGAACCTTCGACGGAAGCGGTTATGCAGATGGCCGAGAACCGGATCGGGGTTGTTGTCGTGCGCAGCGAATCCCGCGCGATCGACAGTGCCGTGATTTTACGCGGCCAAACTCAAGCCGCCAGACAGGTTGAGGTTCGCGCCGAAACATCCGCGACGGTCATTTCTGAACCACTTCGCAAAGGCTCTCAGGTTAAGACCGGCGACCTGCTGTGCAGGTTGGATACAGGGACGCGCCAAGCCGCAATGCTAGAGGCGCAGGCCCGTCTCTCCGAAGCCCGCTCACGCGTGCCCGAAGCCGAGGCCCGGCTGGACGAGGCCCGCGCCCGGTTGAAAGAGGCACAGATCAATAACAACGCCTCGCGCAAACTGTCCGAAGGTGGATACGTTTCTGAAACGCGTTTGGCCTCTACTCAAGCGTCCGAACGTTCAGCGATTGCAGGGATTGCCTCGGCAGAAACCGGGTTGCAGACCACCAGTGCTGGTATCGAGTCTGCTGTGGCTGGGGTAGCTGCTGCCCAAAAAGAGATCGACCGGCTGAGCATCACAGCACCGTTTGACGGATTGCTGGAAAGTGACACTGCCGAATTGGGTAGCCTGATGCAGCCCGGCAGCCTCTGTGCGACTGTCATCCAGCTGGACACCATCAAGGTCGTTGGCTTTGTGCCCGAAACCGAGGTCAACCGGATCCAGGTTGGCGCCATGGCCGGGGCCGAGCTGGCCGCCGGTCAGCGCGTTCAGGGACAGGTCACTTTCCTCAGCCGCTCGGCCGATCCAACCACGCGAACCTTTGAAGTTCAGATCACCGTCTCCAATGACGATCTGTCGATCCGGGACGGCCAAACCGCAGACATCGCCATCTCTGCCCCGGGTGATCGCGCGCATAAGCTGCCGCAATCGTCGCTGACACTGAACAATGACGGTCAACTGGGTGTTCGGGTGGTCAACGACAGCCAGATCGTCGCCTTCTACCCCGTGCAACTGCTGCGGGACGAGGCCGACGGCGTCTGGGTCACCGGGCTGCCGGACCAGGCGGATGTAATTGTTATTGGCCAGGACTTTGTGGTTGCGGGTGTTCCCGTCGCGCCAACCTTCCGTGAGGCCACGCAATGA
- a CDS encoding CBS domain-containing protein yields MLVHLILKSKASDGVVTISPDASISEAAKLLSDRRIGTVVVSSDGEHADGILSERDIVRELGKSGGGCLEEKVSGYMTRKLVTCTSHDNVGQILQQMTNGRFRHMPVVEDDKLIGLISLGDVVKAQLSQVAMEKDALEGMIMGH; encoded by the coding sequence ATGCTAGTTCATTTAATTCTGAAATCCAAAGCGAGCGATGGGGTTGTCACGATCTCGCCGGATGCCAGCATTTCAGAAGCCGCAAAATTGTTGTCCGATCGCCGGATTGGCACCGTGGTTGTGTCATCCGACGGGGAGCATGCCGATGGTATTCTATCCGAACGTGATATTGTGCGTGAGTTGGGTAAATCAGGTGGTGGATGTCTTGAGGAAAAGGTGAGCGGGTATATGACCCGCAAGCTGGTTACCTGTACCAGCCACGACAATGTCGGCCAGATTCTGCAGCAGATGACAAACGGACGATTCCGTCACATGCCAGTGGTTGAAGACGATAAATTGATCGGGCTGATCAGCCTGGGCGATGTCGTCAAGGCCCAACTGTCGCAGGTTGCGATGGAGAAAGATGCGTTAGAAGGCATGATCATGGGGCATTAG